gaTTCGCCAGCTCAGCTCCATCAGAAAGGAGGACATTTGGGTTTAAATTAGCATAAGTGTCAGTGTTACCTAATTATCAGATATGGTTGCAAGGTAAATCTTGGAAAAGTTGGGGTATTGACCTCATAGATTCTTCTAAGCCAAAAAGACAGTagacaaaaatggaaagaaataatccCAGTGGCCAAGGCAAGGAAACCTGCATTTTGTAAGATACTTGAGGTCTGTGACCCACAGGAAAGGCAGGCCCCATAAATGactattaaatgttttctgacAAAAGAGGGGTTGTGGATAAACATTGACATTTCCCCATTCAGTTTCCCACTTTGAAATTGGTACAGGAAATGTAGGAGTCAGCGGAGACCTTTCTTTATTCATGTCTGTGGTCTTGATACTCAAATCCTCAGTACCCAACTAACCCACTGTGGATGAGTTGTTGGAATGAGGCATCTTTATCCTCCAACACTACTAGAAACAATTTTGGGTCCTTAGTAATTATGATTATCTAAGGGCAGACAGTAGAGCCATTCACCATGAGATTGAATCATATAGTGACTAGACACATAAGATCATGTGACAGTTGGAAGAAATTAAGGCAGGAAAGACACTTAGGAGATGGTTCATCAAGAGCTGATGGTGACTCTTAACCCAGGAAAAGAAACTGTGCTTTCCATCTACCTTGATAATTTAGCCAGGAAATGAAACTTGCCTAATTTGATAACCACATGTTTATTAACACAAACAATAACAAGGAAAGAATGCTGCATGTGAGAACAGCAGCCCCTCAGCAGGGTATAAAAGAGGATGTGGGCAGGGAGACTCTCATTTCCAAACCTTCCAACCCACCTTCTTGTAAACCTACCAAGAACCTCCAACTCCAACACCATGGTCAGCTCCTGTTGTGGCTCTGTCTGCTCTGAGGAGGGCTGTGGCCAAggctgctgccagcccagctgctgccagACCACCTGCTGTAGGACCACCTGCTGCCGCCCCAGCTGCTGTGTATCCAGCTGCTGCAGGcccagctgctgtgtgtccagctgctGCGGACCCCAGTGCTGCCAGTCTCTGTGCTGCCAGCCCACTTGCTGTCGCCCCAGCTGCTGCATTTCTAGCTGCTGTAGACCCCAGTGCTGCCGCcccagctgctgtgtgtccagctgctGCAGGCCTTCTTGCTGCATTTCTAGCTGCTGTAGGCCTTCCTGCTGCCGCcccagctgctgtgtgtccagctgctGCAGGCCCCAGTGCTGCCAGTCTGTGTGCTGCCAGCCCACCTGCTGCCGCCCCAGCTGCTGTCGCCCCTGCTGTGGTAGTTCCAGCTGTTGTGGATCTAGCTGCTGCCGCCCCACCTGCTGCATTTCCAGCTGCTGCCGCCCTAGCTGCTGCAGGcccagctgctgtgtgtccagctgctGCAGACCCCAGTGCTGCATCTCCAGCTGCTGCCGCCCTAACTGTTGCCAGACCACCTGCTGCAGGACCACCTGTTGCCGCCCAGCATGCTCTAGTGGTTCTTGCTGCTGAGCACTATCACCCACAGTGTCCTGTTCTTCATCACCCACCCAGCATTCCTGATGTAGACCATGTGTGAATGCAAGCTCGGGAGGCCAGTCAAAGCCTCTCTCTTAACATATTGATTTTTAACCTTCTAACTACATTGTCCCTGTGTCATTGTCAATGAACACAAGATGGATTTTTCTTGTGTGAACTCTGTAAACAGATCTCATCCCCAAACTTTGTATCCTTTCCCATTTTCAAAACCCTACTCCCCTCATATCTTAAATAAATCATAGTTTTAAAAGCATACAAGAATATGTATGTCTTCTACTTATCTTCTACTTATCTACTTATCTTGCTCATCTCTAACAATGCTAAGAAGCACAGCAGATGGCTTCAGGTTTGTCTGCTCTGTTCCCTCTGTATTTATCTTCCTACATAGTAAGATCTCATGTGGCAACCACACACATCTCCCTGGCCACCTCTAGTGTAAGAGTGGTCTGTAGGAAGGATAGTGAAGCCACTGAGCACAGAGCTCAAGCAGTGAAATATAGTTGTGATGACGTGCTATCCCACACTTCCTCTCAAGAAGAAGGGTGTCACGGTGACTGTCCTGAGTCCATGGGTGTCATGGGAGCTATTTCTCTCCTAGGCTGTTCTGTTCACTCTGTTGCCCCAATGGCTTTCTCTTTGCCTGGTATGATCTTTCACATTGAAATACCCAAGTTACTTCTTCAGGTCCACCACTGCCCTCCACCATGCCTGAGACAGCCTTGAGGCTGAAGCAACTCAAGGATCCCTCATCTCTATCTGTGTGTCACCCAGCACTCATACCGAGACAACACAATGACTGTACAGTGTGGGGGCCTAATCTCAGgactgctgcttactgccttggtCTACCTCATGAACCTGTAGATGTAGTCCAATATTTGTACAGTTGTGTTACACTAACCATCTTCAGTCTTtctgttgaattaaaaaaaaaaaaaacagccagaaTGTTTCCACTTAGTATTTAATGATTTAACAGCATAGTGGGTCTTTCATATGTGTGGAAAGTGATCCTGTCTCAGGTATGCTGGCTCACCCTCCCTGACAACCATCCCATCTCTGCCCTCCTAATGATCCTAATCCTTTTCCAGCTCAGTTTTCCTACTTTTTCAGTCCTTTGGGGGTAAATTTCATACATACGAGACAACATCCCATGACTCTCTTCCTGAGgctcatttattttgtataacaTGGGGTGCTATGCTTTTATTTCTACAAATGGCAGGATTTTATTGTTCCTGCTGGGTGACTGATTCTCCATTGTGTGCATCTGCTCATACACACTGGGCTTATTTTAGGACTTGACTATAGTAAGTAGCTCCCCATAACCCTGGGTATGCTGGCATCTTGAATGTGTGTGGCCTTCAGTGCCCTTCTCTGCACATCCAGGAATAGCATAGTTAGATCATCTGGAAGCTCTACTAGCTTTTGAGAAAACTGAACTGATTTCCATTGGGATCGGTTTACACTCACACTGGCAGGGTATAAGGGTCCCACTCCTTTGCATCCATCCTACcgtttttttgtctgtttacaCGATGATAGATATGGTGGAATTTCAATATAGTATGATTTACATTCCCCTGATGGTTTAAAATATTCAGCCATCATCTATGTTTTTAATGCTCCtctatgatttttctctttgaaatcatG
This sequence is a window from Mus pahari chromosome 14, PAHARI_EIJ_v1.1, whole genome shotgun sequence. Protein-coding genes within it:
- the LOC110332114 gene encoding keratin-associated protein 4-9-like isoform X4; its protein translation is MVSSCCGSVCSEEGCGQGCCQPSCCQTTCCRTTCCRPSCCVSSCCRPSCCVSSCCGPQCCQSLCCQPTCCRPSCCISSCCRPQCCRPSCCVSSCCRPQCCQSVCCQPTCCRPSCCRPCCGSSSCCVSSCCRPQCCISSCCRPNCCQTTCCRTTCCRPACSSGSCC
- the LOC110332114 gene encoding keratin-associated protein 4-12-like isoform X3, whose product is MVSSCCGSVCSEEGCGQGCCQPSCCQTTCCRTTCCRPSCCVSSCCRPSCCVSSCCGPQCCQSLCCQPTCCRPSCCISSCCRPQCCRPSCCVSSCCRPQCCQSVCCQPTCCRPSCCRPCCGSSSCCGSSCCRPTCCISSCCRPSCCRPSCCVSSCCRPQCCISSCCRPNCCQTTCCRTTCCRPACSSGSCC
- the LOC110332114 gene encoding keratin-associated protein 4-2-like isoform X5, whose amino-acid sequence is MVSSCCGSVCSEEGCGQGCCQPSCCQTTCCRTTCCRPSCCVSSCCRPSCCVSSCCGPQCCQSLCCQPTCCRPSCCISSCCRPQCCRPSCCVSSCCRPQCCQSVCCQPTCCRPSCCRPCCGSSSCCGSSCCRPTCCISSCCRPTCSSGSCC
- the LOC110332114 gene encoding keratin-associated protein 4-4-like isoform X1, producing MVSSCCGSVCSEEGCGQGCCQPSCCQTTCCRTTCCRPSCCVSSCCRPSCCVSSCCGPQCCQSLCCQPTCCRPSCCISSCCRPQCCRPSCCVSSCCRPSCCISSCCRPSCCRPSCCVSSCCRPQCCQSVCCQPTCCRPSCCRPCCGSSSCCGSSCCRPTCCISSCCRPSCCRPSCCVSSCCRPQCCISSCCRPNCCQTTCCRTTCCRPACSSGSCC
- the LOC110332114 gene encoding keratin-associated protein 4-3-like isoform X2 — encoded protein: MVSSCCGSVCSEEGCGQGCCQPSCCQTTCCRTTCCRPSCCVSSCCRPSCCVSSCCGPQCCQSLCCQPTCCRPSCCISSCCRPHCCRPSCCISSCCRPSCCRPSCCVSSCCRPQCCQSVCCQPTCCRPSCCRPCCGSSSCCGSSCCRPTCCISSCCRPSCCRPSCCVSSCCRPQCCISSCCRPNCCQTTCCRTTCCRPACSSGSCC